The Juglans regia cultivar Chandler chromosome 1, Walnut 2.0, whole genome shotgun sequence nucleotide sequence TTGATGAACGAATATGACATGCCTTCAAATTGATTATGCGCATGAACAGGTTCcaaaatacttatattattgagtttagaTGTCAACatcatctcaatctatctcggacttgttatttttttaatttttcataaacgGTAAATCGcatatcaacttatttcattcattaaatacatatttcaatatattcATTTGAgatcacttcaacatctaaacgaaTATTGATTTGCTGTTACAATGTGAATGCTGCTTTGTCCTCTTTAAAGCTGGGGTAGATAATTTATAGTCTGCACAAGGAAATCTTCCTTTTAAGCATGCAATttgaatgagttttttattttaaaaaaaaatcatctaatttaTAATCTTGGCTCTGTCCGCACGAAATGGGGGGAGCTTGGGGGGTATTATTAGAAGGTCACCAATAGTCCCCACAGGAGCAAAAGCCATCTCTAAAATGATGGAACCTGCTAGAATCCCTGACTGTAATCTCCCTCCCAACAATCTTAGAAATAATCTTGATAGCAGCATGGCAGTCTGTGCAAGCTCGTAGATTCTTCATCACCAGTATACGTGACCCCTTTGGTGTACTGATGAGAGCAAATGCAATTGCTAAGCGTTCACTATGATACTTGAGGGACTCTACCTTGAGCTCCTCATCCACATTATGAAGGGCACACCTCGTATCGGGTTCATATCCTTCCTTTTCCATCTGCTTCCCCAGCATATCAATCTTCCTCAATATCTCCCCCATTTGTGGGTGGGACTTGTCATTCGCTGAGAATACATGTATCTTATGTTTGATTTCAACCCAGCTGTATGCAGGGACCTTTTTAACTCCTCGATCCCTCATCGCCTTCTTCACCTTCCCAACACTCTCCCACTGTCCTGCTGCTGCATAGATATTGGACATGTTCACATATGGAGCCGCATCCCTAAGCTCTTCCATGTTAAAAAGTTTGTCTGCTGCTTTCTTAGCCAATTCTTGGTTTTTATGAATTCTACACGAATTAAGTACCGATGACCACATAATCTCATCAGCCTCGATTGGCATTCGCGCCATCAACTTCTCTGCTTCATTGAAACGTCCACTGCGACACAACACATCAACCATTGATGCATAGTGTGGTCCCTTGGGAGCAAGTTTATAAACTTGAGTCATGGAATTGAAGTATTCCAATGCTTCATCAACGAGCCCACAGTGGCTGCAAGCGGTTAGGACGCTGAGAAAGCTGACTGAATCTGGTTGGAAACCTGACTGTATCATCTCTTCAAACGACCTAAGAGTGCCCTCACCATCTCCATTCTGTGCGTAAGCTGAGATCAAAGCGTTCCAAGACACTGAGTTCCTTTCAGGCATTTCTTGAAAACTTTGAAGTGCATCTTTCAGGGACCCACATTTTGCATACATATCTACGAGTGCACTTCCAGAAAATACATTTGACATAAATCCTGATCTTATTACGGTTGAGTGTAACTGCTTCCCTAGCGAGAGTGAAGCTAAATTTGCGGAAGCACTCAAGACGCTTGCAAAAGTGGCCTGGTCAGCAATTACATTGGTTCTACGCATCTCATTGAACAGTTTCGGGCCTTCTTCATGGTATCCCATCTGAACATAACCTGAGATCATGGCAGTCCATGGAACCGTGGTTTTGTGGgccaaattttcaaatatcttCTCGGCTTCCTCAAATCTGCCACATTTGGCGTACATGTCAACCAAAGAATTTCCAACCAGAACTTCTGAATCGGCTGTTGACACAACAGCCTGGGAATGAATTTGTCGACCCATTCCCAAGTTCAGTGTATTGGCTGCTATGCTCAACAGGGTTGCAAAAGGGAATTGCCTCCGATCAAATCTGGTAAATTGTAATTCTCGGAAAAAATCAAGAGACTCTTTGAGTTGCCCATCCCATGCGTGAGCCGTGATAATTACATTGTATGAAACACCGTCCAGTTCCGGCATCTCGTGAAAAAGTTTCCTTGCATCACCCACCCGATCATGCTTCGAATAAAAATCGAGCAAAGCATTTCCCACAAACACATTCCAAACAAAGTTGGTTTTCACCACAAAAGCATGAACTTGCATGCCAAATACAATGTCATCGAACCCGACACCAGCACATAGAACCGCTGCAAAGGTAAACTCCGAAGGCTTGAAGCCAAAACTTTGCATGTCCATAAAGAGCTTTATCGCGTCTTCGTTACGCCCATCTCTTGAGAGCCCAGTTATCAATGCATTCAAAGTGACGGAATCTCTTTCGGGCATTTCCTTAAAGAGTTGAAAAGCCAAATCCAGGCGAGATGTTTTGCAGTAAGCATCAATCAAGGAATTGCAAACCATGAGAGCCGAATGATATCCCAGTTTGATGATATGGGAATGAACTTGAACTACCTCATTCGTGGTCTCCGTGTCGCTGCATCCAGATAATAAAGTTGCAAAGGTCACATAATCTGGCTCCGTCGCCCACCTATGCATCCCGGCGAAAAGCTTAAATGCTTCTCGAAATTGATTACACCGTGAGTAGCCGCCAATTAAGATAGTCCATGTCACTGCGGTACGTTCAATCATGCCATCAAACAACTCCCTAGCATGAGAAAGATTGCCTGATTTCACATAACCCGAAATCATCATGTTTGTTGAGATGGTGTTTTTGTGAGGCATTTTATCAAACAGCTCACGGGCTTCTGATAATTCACCTCTTCCGAGAAATTTCTGGACCTGGAAATTAGAAAGGCATGTTTCCAGATTGAAGCCAGTTTTGACGATACGGGCATCGATAAGGGTGTCGACATAGAGGGGAGGCTTTGGAGTTTGAGAGGGTCTGAAAGAAGCAAGGCTTTGAAGTGCATTGATCGTTCTAAATGGTTTCATTAGAGGAGAGTATGCGAAAAGTAAAGAACTTGACAGGATTCTCAAATCCACGCCAGCATTCGCAAATTTTcccttaaattttaatttaaaattatctttcttcggatattttaaattttagacaGAAGTTTTACACTTATCcataccacttaaaaatatatcattttatcattttatcttcatatatcatatttcaaataggataaaaaaataaaatcacatatttttttaagtgatataGAGTGTGGAGTTCTGTGTAGCACGgctctttcttaaattttattcatcttttaaaaagaaatattctgaccacaaaaaaattacacaaaataacgtaaattgatgtgattcgtcagattataaaattatttttattttaaaataaatctaacgaatcaaataaaatcacatcaatttatagaattacttttatataattcatttatgaaTATAacaatattctttttcaaaaccttCTACATTTCATTCATTCCTATTCTTTTGTTTATTCTACTAAAATAAGCTTTCTCtattatctttattatttttttctctcactcctCTCTACAATATTAACtatttactcttttatttttttccttatattttgaattattactctctagcatatattttaaataaaaatttaaattattcttttacgagcatgataaaattttcaaaattattatgtttttaagagtaatatgatttttgacaaaattcacatttttcaacgataatattttgtaactgttagatattaaaaattagtagggaattgaaatatataattaaattagaaataaaaaaaatctagaaatatataattaaattagaaataaaaaaatctagaaatatataattagtaggGAATTGAAAGGGTAGATAACACTGTGAAAATGTGTGTTAATGaaaattagttaaatatttagtaaaaatatttaatttttactaaatattattgaaagatataaaaataagaaaatttaatttttatgatattatttctagttttgaAGAAAGAGCAGGAATAAAAgttatatctaaatatataattaagtttagaattaaaaaaataaaaaatcagtttGGGGAGTCTAATGTAGCccacttttctttaatttttaatttttttactaaaatttggctaaagaGTAATAATTATGGGGAGGCGGATGTGGATACTCAAgagcttattaaaaaatatatctcattttaaaattttcatataatttcatcttacttttttcttaaaaataattcaaatacaaacattttcaaactaatcattataattttttcaaactttcaaataaaaaataaaaaacaattaaacttttacaaattctcatacaaaagtaatattataaaaatatattataacaatattttaattttataatattttttatttaattttttcttttttcttttccaaaatttaaaaaatatttaattcataatatcttattaccattcacaaaattttaatattatcccaCTTCTCATAAGCAAAAGTTAGAAAGTCCAATGGTCCAAACTCCAAAAAGGCCCCACTTGtctagttattattttattttctttaaatgtaTCCAAATTTTATACGATTGGATGAGAACGAAACgtaagtgtgatttttaattttatagcaTTACTCTAGACCTAAATGGTGATGTTTAACAAAAGAGTCGAGCTACTCTCACTCGGTTTTACCGCACGgcattttttagtttttattttttcttcatttttcttttcacatttttttaatattttttaatatttttataaaataaaaaaatttccaaagCGGTACACTGAGTGGTACCATAGAGGCGGCATAGTAGGCTTTTTTAGACTAGCCTTCAgccatccaaaaaataaaaatacaaatacaaacaaattaaaaagtcaAGAAATTGTCAGAGAGTTTTTCCTATGGATTTTCTTACCGAACCTCGACCATGTCATATTTCGAAGCAAATaagtcccaaaaaaaaaaaaatcacaaatcacaaatcacaaatgcAGCAGACGTTCAAAATCATCATTATCCATAACTTTGGagttaaatatgatatattctTGAAGAAACAAGATGGCGATAACAATGGCctatcttgtttttttttttttttttgaatcaaacAACGGCATATCTTAATTGGACAACAAGAGGGGGAAAGTAACGTCCCCTGAGCAATGAGATCAAGTTACACATAGAGCTAATGTTGAGAACTAACTAGTAGTACAGCAAATAAGTTAACCTTGAGAAAATTGCAACTGCTACAAAATGATCGAAGGCGCCATCAACGCGCAAGAGAAGAGGGCATGTTGAATCAGAAGAAACTTGTTTAGTTAAGATCACTCTCAAAGAAGGCCAAATGGAGGGCCCTGACACATTGCTCTGCTTCGTTGTCATTTACAACCAACGATATATTGACCTGACGAGCATTCAAACAGAGTGGTGAGACAGATACATAAATCGCCAATTATTGTTTATAATCACGGCTATCAGATAACTGGGACTCAAATGACTCCACTGACTCGTGAAGATATAAGGAGAAAACTAGactttttacttaattataatGCAATccctttttcaaattaaaagacTAGTGTGTCATGTATAGAAGCTGCATAGTGCAAGACAAAAGTCTTAAGAACCTTATGGTTTTGAACATTATCGGACTTGTCATCTTGTTCATAGAAAAGGGCAAAGGACACAaaatatgggaaaaaaaaattctgataagctggaagagagagagagagagagagagagaactttatTTGTACATGAAGAATAGTTTTTCAATGAAAAatgtctcttcttttttttctgagCATATAAATGAGTGAAAATGTCCAAGTTCCTATCAGAATATATGCCTGATGGTCCTGGACTtatggaaataaaaataaaaatttcccAAGTGTCAAGTCGTGGTGCTTAGTAACCCCCGCCGAGGTCTGATGCTTAATATGAAGTACACCCTAATGTAACATAtatgcaaaaaattaaataaatatgaaaagagtCGTGGGAGAGACCT carries:
- the LOC109001298 gene encoding putative pentatricopeptide repeat-containing protein At2g01510, with the protein product MKPFRTINALQSLASFRPSQTPKPPLYVDTLIDARIVKTGFNLETCLSNFQVQKFLGRGELSEARELFDKMPHKNTISTNMMISGYVKSGNLSHARELFDGMIERTAVTWTILIGGYSRCNQFREAFKLFAGMHRWATEPDYVTFATLLSGCSDTETTNEVVQVHSHIIKLGYHSALMVCNSLIDAYCKTSRLDLAFQLFKEMPERDSVTLNALITGLSRDGRNEDAIKLFMDMQSFGFKPSEFTFAAVLCAGVGFDDIVFGMQVHAFVVKTNFVWNVFVGNALLDFYSKHDRVGDARKLFHEMPELDGVSYNVIITAHAWDGQLKESLDFFRELQFTRFDRRQFPFATLLSIAANTLNLGMGRQIHSQAVVSTADSEVLVGNSLVDMYAKCGRFEEAEKIFENLAHKTTVPWTAMISGYVQMGYHEEGPKLFNEMRRTNVIADQATFASVLSASANLASLSLGKQLHSTVIRSGFMSNVFSGSALVDMYAKCGSLKDALQSFQEMPERNSVSWNALISAYAQNGDGEGTLRSFEEMIQSGFQPDSVSFLSVLTACSHCGLVDEALEYFNSMTQVYKLAPKGPHYASMVDVLCRSGRFNEAEKLMARMPIEADEIMWSSVLNSCRIHKNQELAKKAADKLFNMEELRDAAPYVNMSNIYAAAGQWESVGKVKKAMRDRGVKKVPAYSWVEIKHKIHVFSANDKSHPQMGEILRKIDMLGKQMEKEGYEPDTRCALHNVDEELKVESLKYHSERLAIAFALISTPKGSRILVMKNLRACTDCHAAIKIISKIVGREITVRDSSRFHHFRDGFCSCGDYW